A single region of the Nicotiana sylvestris chromosome 6, ASM39365v2, whole genome shotgun sequence genome encodes:
- the LOC138870569 gene encoding uncharacterized protein, protein MDWLSPYHAVLDYHAKTVSLVMPWLLRLEWKGSIVDTSSRVISFLKARHMVEKGCLAYLAYVRDTTAESSMIDSVPVVREFADVFPFDLPRMPPDRDIDFCIDLALGTQPIYIPLYRMASKKLKELKEQLEELLAKGFLDPLYHLGVR, encoded by the coding sequence atggattggttatctccatatcacgccgTCCTTGATTACCATGCTAAGACTGTTTCATTAGTGATGCCATGGTTACTGAGGTTGGAGTGGAAAGGTTCCATagttgatacatctagtcgggttatctctttcttaaaggctcgacatatggtcgagaaggggtgtttggcttatctagcttatgttcgggacaccactgCAGAGTCCTcgatgattgattcagttccagtagttcgaGAGTTCGCTGATGTGTTTCCTTTTGATCTTCCTAGAATGCCACCGGATCgcgatattgatttctgtattgatttggccctaGGCACCCAGCCTATATATATTCCACTGTACCGTATGGCTTCTAAaaagctgaaagagttgaaggagcagcttgaggagttgttagcaaaggggtttttAGACCcattgtatcaccttggggtgcgctag